From the genome of Thermaerobacter marianensis DSM 12885:
GTGGGGCGGATCTTCGGCCTGCTGGAGGTGGCGGAACGGGCCCTGAGGGCGACGCGGGGCGACGTGGGTGAGCGGCCAACCCGGGGCGGACCGGCCTGGGACGAACCGGCTTCCCCCGCAGGCTTCGCAGGCGAGGGCCCCGGGGGAGCCGCCGGCGAGGCTGGCGGCGAGGGGTTCCGTGGCCTGGGGGGCCGCGGCGAGATCGTCGCAGCTCCGCCCGGCGAGGCATCCGGTGCGGCGAACCGGTACCGGGACAAACCTGGCGCCGACCCGGCGGCCTGGGGAACCGGCGGGGTGACCAGGGAACCAAGCGGTATGGACCCGGATGGTGGGGCACCGGGTGATGCCCGGGGCGCGGCAACCGGACACGGCCGGGGTATGGCCCCGGTCATAGGCGTGCCCGGTCGCGTTGGGCCGGCCGGATCTTCCGAGGTGGCGGTCGGCGGCGCTGCCATTCGCCGGGCTGGCTTGCCGGGTTCTGCGGGAGCCAGCCCACGGGACCGCCGGGGCGACGGGGACCGGACCGGCGGGCCGGGCCAGGGGCCGGTTCGTCCCGAACAAGTGGTGGCCACGGAGGCCCAGGCACCCGTGGTCGAGTTCGTGCAGAACCTGCTGGAGCAGGCGGTGGCGCAGAAGGCGTCGGACGTTCACCTCGAACCGGGCGACGGCACCTTCACCATCCGTTTCCGCATCGACGGCACGCTGCACGTGGCGATGCGCCCCCCAGCAGCGCTGCACGCCGCGGTGACCACGCGGATCAAGGTCCTGGCGGGCATGGACATCGCCGAGCGGCGTCTGCCGCAGGACGGCCGGTTCCGCATCGTGGTCGAGGGGCGCGAGTTCGACTGCCGGTGCTCCACGATGCCCACCGTCCACGGGGAGAAGGTGGTGATCCGGCTGCTGGACCGGGCCATGGGTGCGGCACGTCTGGACGCCCTGGGGCTACCCGATGGGATGGTCGAGCAACTGCGGGAGCTGGTGCACCGGCCCTACGGGCTCCTGCTGGTGACAGGGCCGACGGGGAGCGGCAAGTCGACCACCCTGGCGGCGCTCCTGCGGGAGATCGACCGCACCCGGCTCAACGTCCTGACCATCGAGGATCCCGTTGAGTACGAGATTCCCGGGGCCAGCCAGAGCCAGGTGAACCCGCGCGCGGGCCTGACCTTCGAGGTGGCCCTGCGCCACTTCCTCCGCCAGGACCCCGACGTGATCATGGTGGGAGAGATCCGCGACCGGGAGACGGCCGACACGGCGGTGCGGGCGGCCCTGACGGGGCACCTGATCCTGAGCACCCTGCACACAAACGACGCCCCGTCCAGCGTGACCCGCCTGGTGGACATGGGGATCGAACCCTTCCTGTTGGGGTCGTCCCTGCTAGCTGTGCTGGCCCAGCGGCTGGTGCGGGTGCTGTGCCCCCATTGCCGGCAGCCCTACGAGCCCGGAGAGGGCGTACGGGAGGTGTTCGCACGGGCGGGGGTGGCGTTACCCGAGAGCGGCCTCCTCTACCGGCCCGGCGGCTGTCCGGAGTGCCGGGGTGGGTACGCCGGCCGCCAGGCTGTGGCCGAGCTCATGGTGATGAACCCGGAGCTGCGGGAACTGGTGACGCGCGGGGCGACGGCGGCGGAACTGGGCCGGCGGGCGGCGGCGGCCGGCATGCGCACGTTGCGTCAGGCAGGGCTGGAGCTGGTCCAGGCCGGTGTAACGTCGGTGGAGGAAGTCCTTCGCGTCACGGAGGCGCCGGCGTGGGAGAAAGCCGTATCTCCGGCAGCGAAAGCCGGTGCGGTGTCCCACGTCGCCGCGGCGCCCTGGGACGCTGGAATGTCGCCGGCGGGAGCGGTGTCCCAGGCCGCGCAGTCGTCCCTCGCCGACCCGGGGCGGTTGCCCGGCGAGTGACGGTGCCGTGAATCGGCTGCCGCCGGTGGGGTAAGGGGGGACCGCCCTTACGGGGATGCCGCCCTGGATCTCCGGCCCATCGGCAGGCGCAGCCCCCGTGGACGGGCTGCGCGGGGCCGCCCGTGGGGCGGCTGCTCCGGGGCCTCCTCCAGGATGGCTGTATTGGGGCTGACCGCCCCGCCCGCCAGCGGGGGGCGAACCGCCTGGGATCGAAAGGAGGACTGTTCGGCCGTGGCCTTTTACTACGTGGCCCGCCATGGTGCCAGCGGCCGCAAGGTTCAGGGCCGCATCGAGGCCGACTCGGTGTCCCAGGTGCTTGGGCTGCTCCATGCCTCGGGCTACATCCCGCTGGTCATCCGCCGCGAGAGCCGCTGGCGGGATGCCGATGTACGGGATCTGCTGGGGCTGAACCGCACGGGCCTGTCCACCCGTGACCGGGCCGTGTTCTTCCGCCAGCTGGCGACCATGATCCGGGCTGGTCTTCCTCTGAGCGCGTGCATGGAGTCGCTGGTCGAACAGGGCCGGGGCCGGTTGCGGCAAGTGGCGGCCGGGATCCTGCGGGACGTTCAGTCCGGGCGGTTGCTCCACGAGGCCATGGCCCATGCCCGCGGGGCCTTCAACGACGTCCACGTTGCCATGGTACGGGCGGCGGAGCTGTCCGGCCGCCTGGACGAGGTCCTAGCCCGGCTGGCGGCCGACGAGGATCGTCGCCTGAAGGTGGAGGGCAAGATCCGCTCGGCCCTGGCCTACCCGGCGTTCGTGCTGCTGGTGGCTGCGGCGGTAGTGGCCGTGATGGTGACGTTCATTGTGCCCACGTTCGTGGGCATCTTCCAGCAGTTCAACGTGCCCTTGCCGTGGCCCACCCGCTTTTGGGTCACGCTGATGAACCGGCCCGCCGCGGCATATCTCGCCGTACTGGTTCTGGGGACTCTGGTCGCCGCGGCCTGGCTGTGGGCCCGCAGTCCCGCCGGCCGGGCGCGGGTCGACGGCTGGATCCTGCGGGCGCCCGTGGTCGGCCCGGTGGCCAAGGCCCTGGTGGTGGCCCGCGTGACCCGCGGGCTGGCCTCCATGGTACGGAGCGGCTTTCCGTTGCTCGAGGCCCTTGACGCGGCGGGCCGGCTGGCCGGGAACCAGGTTTTTCGCGTCGCCCTGGAGGAAACGCGAAAGGGGGTGGAACAGGGTGCCAGCCTGTCGGCCGCCCTCCGGGTGTCCGGGGTCTTCCCGGCCCTGGTGGTCGACTTGGTAGCCATCGGCGAGCGGAGCGGCGCTTTGGACGAGTTGCTGGACCGGGCCGCCGCACTGGTCGAGGAGGAGACCGACAACCGGCTGGCCGCCCTTTCGTCGCTGCTGGAACCGGTGCTGGTGGTCCTCATGGGGGGCGTGGTGGGGTTCATTGCCCTGTCCGTCTTCCTGCCAATGTTCACCCTTATGTCGAGCGTTACGCAAGTGGGCTGGTAAAAAGTTTTCGTTATGGGGTCCCACCGCCTTCAGGACGGAAGGAACCCGATTCGTCGCGGCGAATCCCCGTTCCGCACATCGGCCCGTTCTGCCGGGCGGCGGATCCAGTGGGTGCAGATACCCGCCCGTACGGCCGGGGCGACGGGCCCGGGGGAGACCGTTGGGGGAGGGAGGAGCATGAAGGGGATGAGCCGGCCGGGTGCAGGCCGGGATGCCGGTAGCCGGCAGGAGTGCCGGACTGGGCGACAGCGGGGCTTCACGTTGATCGAGCTGGGTGTGGTGTTGGCGGTTCTGGCCATCCTCGTGGCCATAGCGGTGCCCACCTACCTGCGGATGGTCGCGCGAGCCCGGGAAGCCGAGGCTCAACAGGCGTGGAGCATGGTCAAGGCGGAGTTATGGAGTTACTTCCTACAAAATGGCCAGTTCCCTCAGCCATCCGGGACGTGGCCGAGCGGCATTGACCAGCCCACACCGCCCAACTGGGATTTTACGGCCCGAGGGGGCGGAACGCAGATCACCGTTGTCGCACAGCCTACAACTCAGAACAGGGGTGGCGAGACGCTCTGCTGGACGCTGGATCAGAACGGGCAAGTGTCGACGAATCGCGGTGACGCCTGTAATTCCGCCCAGTCTGGTGGATCTGGTTCATGATTCACCAGCACCCATCGCAGCACGGTGATCGGTAGGGCAGAAAGGGGGCGGTACCCGTGTTTCGTCGATGGCGCGGCTGGCACACGAGTCCGCCCCCCGGATTGCGGGCTTCCCAGCGGGGCATGGCCTTGATCGAGGTCCTGGTCGCCCTGCTTCTCCTCACGGTTGTCGCCACGGCCTTTTTAGCGGCGATGGCGGGATTTCGCCAGGGATCGGTCCGGTCCGACCTGCTCCAAGGAGCGGTAACCTGCGCGTCCTACGTGGTGGAGCGGGTACGCGGCGGGCTCACCCCGATTCCAGACCAGCCGGTGGACGGGAATTGTGACGCCGTAGGATGGCCCAACCTCAGTTACCGCCTCGTGGCAATGCCGGGCGATGGCGGTGAAGGGGCGGCCACCCCCAACAGCACGTGGCGGGCCATCTCGGTTACCGTTTTCCCGTCGAGCGAGCACGGCATTGCAAGTGCGGCGATCTACGAACTGACCACCGCGGCCTCCGTCACTCTGCATTAGGTCCGAGCTCCAAGCCGGTCCCGGGGTCTGGACCACGGAACCGCCACCAACCGTGGCGTGGGTGGTAGGGGCGATGAGCCGTGGGCGAACCGAGACGGCGCCTCGAGCGCGGTTTTCTCATGGTCGAAGTGGCCATCGCCATCGCCATCGCCGGTGTGATCGCCACCGGTGTCGTCGCCTTGCTCATCTGGGCGGCTACGGTGGAAACCCGTACCAGCGCCGCTACCGATTACGCCGTGGCTTCCCATCTGGGAGCGGACACCTTGGCCCGCCTGATACGCCAGGCCGGTGGGGCGGGACAGGCTGCCATTGGCGGAGGCAACGGAAGTTCGCTGATCCTGTGCGGGGTTCGGGAAACCACCCGCACGTGGCGGGGCCGGGTTCAGGTGGACGGCACCGGGAAACTGGTCGTCGTCCCGCTCACGGCACCGGTGCCGCCAGATTGCCAGGGATCGGATCTCTCCGGTGCCCGGGTGCTGGTTGCCCAGGTGCGGATTGCCAGCGTGCAATTTCGGTATCACACTGCCCAGGCAGCGGCCCCTGCGTCCGGATGCAATGGAAACGGCCTGCCGCCGTGCGCCGACGTGGTGGCCATAGAGTTCACCCTGACCCCGGCGCTGCCCACGGGGCCGCACCAGGGTGTTCTGCGGATCGTGCCGCACCCGGTGTCACGCCTGGTCACGCTCCGCAACTGACGGCAAGGGCGCAGCGGGCAGCAGTGGCCGTGGAAAGGGGGAGCGGGGGTGGCGAGGTGCAGAAGGCGAGCGGTACGCGGTCAAGAGGGGCAGGCCCTCGTGGTGGCAGCCATCGCGCTGGTCGTCCTGAGCCTGATCGCGTCCGTCAACATGGTCCTCTGGGCGAGACAAACCACCTTTGCCACCCAGCGGGCCCACCGCCAGACGGCTCTTTACGCGGCGGAGGCGGGTATTGCCGAAGGCTTGGATCAGCTGTTGAAGGGTAACCAGGCTTTCTTGTCCGGCCAGCCCGTTACAGGGCAGTTAGGCAGGGGCGCATACCAGGTTACGCTGGCGTCCCGGGAGACCGACGGGCAGACAACCTACGTGTTGGAGAGCACGGGGTGGTCGCTGGGCCGACCTGGGGAACGCCACACCGTTCGCCTCGCGGTCGGTTCGGCCTTCTTTCATCCAACGGTTGCCAATCGGGACCTAAAGGTCGACAACTGCTTGGATTTCATCATTACATTCTATTGTGCACCTGTAACGTTTTCCCCCGAGGCCGTTTATGGAAGATACCTAAACGTCATCCCGCAACAGCAACTGACGGGGGTTCGCCAGGGGGCCGTTCCGTTGCCCCGGCTGTCGTATGCCGCCGTCGCATCCCGGGTTCCCAATCCAGCGAATCCCATCAAGATGAGCGGTGCAGAGTGCCAAATGTCGGTATCCGGGTGGTACGACATCGGATCCAAACCCAAATGCCGGTCCATCCACGTGACCGCTCCGTGGGTAGGGATCACCGGTGACGTCGACGTCAGCACGTTGAACGTCAGTCAGGGATCCGTTCTGGTCGTCGCGGGAAACGTGAACGTGGACCAGCTTCGGTTCGTCAATGGCGGAAGTGGAACGGGCGACGGCATCGTGGTGGCGGGCAAGGGTATCAAACTGACCAGCGTGGACTTGGTCAACTGGAATTCAAACGGTGCCATGGCGCTTTACGCCCTGGACACGAACACGCCCGATTGCGCCCCGGTTCTACCGGGCTGTACCTACGACCAGCGGAAGCCCGATGCCGCCAACGATCCGTCCAACGACGTGCACATCAGCGAATTCAGCCTGGTCGTGCGCGGGCCGACTTCACGTACAATGTCCGTGTTCGCGGCGCCGTACCGGGTTCCCCCCCGAGAAAACCCGACGCCGGACATCCGCCTTGCGATCGGTGGGGTGGTAGGGACGGTCGGGGAGACCTCCATTGAGGGTTCTCTGGTCTCTGCAGGGGACATTGAACTTGAAGGACTCGGGTTGCTCAAGGCGCCATGGGAGATCACGACGGATCCGAGGTCGCTCCGGCCTCTCTTTCATCTGGGTGCCAACGTTCCCGGGTCCGGAGTGCTGGTGCTACTGGGCTGGACGGAGGAGGCGGGCGGAGGATCGTGACCCGGCTCGGCGCAGGACGATCTGTGGGGATCGGCGTGGATCTCGGGAGCACCGGAGTCCGCTGGGCGCGGTGGTCGCCTGAAGACGGAGTCCAGGGGGTGTCTTCCGGGAGCAAGGGACGAGTGACAGCAAACCTTCCCGTGGACGAGGCGATCCTTCGCATCATGCCGGTGCCTCCCGTTCCGCGCCGGGAACTCCCGTTGGCCCTGAAGTGGGAACTTCAGCGGATCCTTCCCTTCCCCGTGGAAGACGCCGTGTTTGACTACGTGATCTTACCGGGTAGAGGCGGAGGAACCGGTGCCGTTGATGGGTCTAGGGGCCCCTTGGATCGAGCGGGCCGGCTCGATGTTGCGGAGGGGCGGGGAGATCAGGTCGTCGTCGCCGGCGCCCCGGTCGCCGTCGTCGACGCCCGCTACCGCCAGCTGGCGCGACGGGGCATCCGGCCTATGGTTCTCGAGCCCGAATGGGTCACGTTGTGGCGTATCACCCGTTTCCTCCAGCTCCTTGCCGATCCTGGGCGTTCGTGTGCCGTCATCGACCTTGGCCACACGTCGACCCGGTTGCTAGTTACCGGGCCGGATGGGGTCCCGGTGGCCTTTCACCGCTCCGCCGCGGGCGGCGGAGATCTGGAAACGGAACTCGCCGGCCAACTGGGAGTTTCCGTCACTCAGCTGCGCCAGCTCCGTGCCACCGAACTTCGCCACGACGTCGCCGCCCTGGTCAGGACGGCGGCCGCGACGGAGCTCATCGGTGACGTGACCCGACTCTTCCGCCGGGCGCGGCAGGAAACGGGGAGCACGCCTGCCGACGTATGGGCGATCGGCGGCGGTGCAGCGTGGCCGGCCCTGGTCGCGGCGTTATCCGATACCGCCGGGACCGTGGTGATGGTGCCCGGTACGGAAGGTGTGGAACGACTCGTATCAAGGTTCAACGTCGATCCCCGCAGCGATGCCCGGTGGGCCAGCCAGACGGCGGTGACGCTGGCTCGATGTGATGCGCGGTCGGTTCTCGCTGCGGGCCTGGCTCTTTGGCACGCCGTACGGTGGGCGGCGTCGCGGGGGCAGGCCTGGCCTGCATCGATTGGAGCAGCATCGGACGACTTCGCCGATCCCGACGTGGTGACGGTGGGTATGCAGGAGGTGAGGCCGTGAAGAACGCCGCCCTTGAATCCCGGGCCACCGGGCTCCGGTCGTACCGGGCGGTACGCCGGGGTCTACCCACCGTTCCGGCCATGAACCTCCTTCGCCCCGCTTTGCCGGCACGCCGGGCACGGGTCGCAGCGTTCCTGGTGGTCATCCTTGTCTTGGTGGCTCTGATCGACGTTGGTTTGGTGCTGGGATGGCTGGGGATTTCCCTTCAGAATAGCCGGATTCAGGGCCAAATCGACGGCTTGCGGTCGGATGAGGCACGCTGGCAGGCCGAAGCCGCACGGTACGCAGGGATCACGCAGGACCGGGCTCGCCTGCTTCGGCAGCTCGAAGTCCTCAACGCGCTACCCACGGGATATTCGAACGTCCGAGCGCTGGCCGAGCACCTGGCGGCAGCACTTCCCGACGGGGCGGTGGTGCAGACTGCCAACCTCGGGGAAGACGGGTTCGTCTTGATCACGGGAACGGCCCAGACGTTTGACGGGGTGGAGCGTTACGTTCGAGCCCTTGAGGCCGGGGGAATGTTCCGTTATGTCCGTGTGGCGACGGCAGGGCGGCCCGAGGCCTTGGCGGGCAATTCCCCCGATGCGGCCGGGGGTGGAGGCCTTGTAACCTTCCAGGTTGAAGGGTGGCTCGAGGAGGCGGCCGGCGATGACGGTGGGGTTTGAAGAGCCGGCGCGTCCGCAGGGTTCGTCTTCGGCGCCCCTGTCCGTGGGTTTGCGATCCGGCGTCCTGAATCATCGTTCGCCGCTGGTGCGGATGGCTCCATGGCTCCTGCTCGTCGCGGTAGTCTTTGCCTTGACCTTCTTACCCCTCATGGTGATTCCGGAGTTTCAGCGGTGGACTGTGCTGCGAGAGGAGCGCGCCACAGCCCTGCAGGCGGCTCGCGACGCCCAGTCCGTTGCAAAGTCCCTCGCACAACTCGCAGGGGAAGTTCCGCAATTGCAGACCCAGGTACAGGAAAAAGAGCGCGGCCTGATCACCGTCGAGGAACTCCCAAGCGTTGTGACATGCCTCGCACAGCAGGCAGAGGCCACGGGTGCTTCCCTGACCTCCATGGTGTTTGGGCCGTACCAGCCGGTTGAGGCCGCGGCAGCAAGTGGCGGGACTGGGAACGCGTCGGCGTCGGGGGAAGATCCAGCGGTAGGGCGAGGGACTGGCGGTGATTCAGGTCAGGCAACGCAAAACCCGGGACCTTCAACCGACACGCGGTACGGCCGAGTGACGGTCGAAGTCACCGCCACCGGCACGTGGAGCCAGCTGGCCCAATTCGCTGGTGCGGTCGTGCGTGACTCTGGCCTGCGGGTTCACGCCTGGTCGATCAGCGCCAAAACCCAGGGCGGGCCCTACCAGATGAGCCTTCGGGCTGACCTCTTCTTGAAGGGGCAGCCGCCTGTGTCCCAGGGCGCGCCCGTGACGGTCGAGGAGCTGGGGCAGGCCAGCAGCTTGTCGTCCCGTGGGAACGCGGGCAACGCGGAGGGCGGGGCGAGCCGGTGAGTGACCGCCCTGTCGGGCCCGTCTCTTCCAGTTGACCGGGGCCACACCCTGTGTACTACCCGTGCGCGATGCCTCCTGACGCACCAGGTCCGCATGTAGGGCAGGGGGACCGTCTTACGACTTCCCGATGGTGCCCCGAGGGAGGATCGTGGAACGAAGCCCTCATCCGCTGATTAACGCTTTCCATGCCCCGTCGCGTTCGGCGAGAACCAAACCATCGCGGGCCGCCGGTACCGCCATGCCCCAGCCCTCCCGCAGCATCGTTTCGACTTCAGCGACCGTGTAAGGGAAGAGTTCCACGGGTACGGGTACGGGCGGGTGCGGGATGGACCGACCGCGCTCGTGAAAGGGCAAGTCCGATTGCCTCAACACGATGAGCAAGTCGACGTCGCTATGGGCCGTTGCATCGCCCCGCGCCATGGAGCCGAAGAGCACGACGGCCTCCACCTCCGCCACGCGCCGGAGCAGGTCGTCCGCCCACCGCTTGACCTGTTCCAGGACGGCACCACGGTCAATCTTCCAGACCCTGACCTGCACAGTAATCCACCACCTCGCCGGCGAGTTGGATCGCTTCCTCGGCATCCTTTATGGAATGAAAGACGTGCCACAACCTATGGCCGGCCATGCTAACATTGTAACCCGGTTCCCGCGGGGATCGTCGGCGACGGGATCGGTTCTCGGCCACCACCATGACGTTGCCTGTCATTCCAGGCGACGGTAAACTGGACCAGGAACGTTTCCAACGGAGCATCCCTCCAGCCGTACCTCCCGATGCGGGCCGGTCAAACCGGCGGGATCGACGCGTCGCACGACCGCCAGGTGGCGGGATGGCGTGAACCGGAAGGGAGAGGCACGATGCCCGCTTTGCCACGCATCGCCGTCATCCTCGCGGGCGGTGAAGGGCGCCGGCTGTGGCCGGCCAGCACGCCCCAGCGGCCCAAGCAGTTCCTGCGGCTCTTCGGCGGGCGAACGCTGCTCGAAGCCACCTGGGAGCGGGCCCGGGCGGTGCCCGGGATCCGGGACGTGTGGGTGGTCACCGGGGCGCCCTACGCCGGCCTGACCCGTCAGGTCCTGCCGGGGCTCGCCGCCGAGCACCTGGTGATCGAGCCGTCGGGGAAGAACACGGCGCCCGCGCTCGCCCTGGTGGCGGGGCATGTCGCGCGCCGGTACGGCGACGCCGCGGTGCTGGTTCTTCCCGCGGACCATTACGTTCCCGACGTCCGTGCCTTCGCCGAGGCGGCCGACCGCGCCCTGGACGCCGCGGCGACGACGGAGGGGCTCGTCACCTTCGGCATCGAGCCCACCCGGCCCGAAACCCAGTACGGCTACATTGAACTCGACCAACGGGCGGCGCCACCCGGCGTTCCCATCGCCACCAGGGCCGCGGGAGTCGCCGGACCGGCTGCCGTGCCCGTTCGCCGGTTCGTCGAGAAACCGGGACCGGAACAGGCGGCGGCCTTCCTGGCCTCGGGCCGCTACCTCTGGAACAGCGGGATGTTCGCGTGGCGCAACACGGTCTTCTGCGCCGAACTGGAGCGGGTGGCGCCGGATCTCGGGCGCCTGGCGGCGAGGGTGGCCGCCGGCGAGCCGCGGCCGGCGTGGGAGGCCGACTGGCAGGCGCTCCCGTCCATCTCCGTCGACTACGCCGTCCTGGAGCGGGCGCGCCGCATCCTCTGCATCCGCGCGGGCTTCGCCTGGGACGACCTGGGCTCCTGGCTGGCCGTCGACCGCCACGGCATGCGGGACGAACACGGCAACGTGGTGCTGGGCACGGCGCCCGCGGTGGTGCAAGGTTCCTCCGGGGTCACGGTCCTGACCGAGGAACTGCCCGCGGTGGTGATGGGGGTTCGGGATCTGGTCCTGGCGGCCACCCGCGACGGGGTCCTGGTGGCGGGGAAGGACAGCATCGAGGGGCTCCGCCAGGCCCTGGGCATCCTGGAACGGAAGCTGCAGGAGCTGGCCCGGGGTGGTGCGGGGATGCAGGCGCCGGCAGCGGCGGCCGCCGGCCGGGAGCCGCGGTAGCGCGGTCTACAAGATGTCACCGATGG
Proteins encoded in this window:
- a CDS encoding PilN domain-containing protein, whose product is MKNAALESRATGLRSYRAVRRGLPTVPAMNLLRPALPARRARVAAFLVVILVLVALIDVGLVLGWLGISLQNSRIQGQIDGLRSDEARWQAEAARYAGITQDRARLLRQLEVLNALPTGYSNVRALAEHLAAALPDGAVVQTANLGEDGFVLITGTAQTFDGVERYVRALEAGGMFRYVRVATAGRPEALAGNSPDAAGGGGLVTFQVEGWLEEAAGDDGGV
- a CDS encoding pilus assembly PilX family protein, with the protein product MARCRRRAVRGQEGQALVVAAIALVVLSLIASVNMVLWARQTTFATQRAHRQTALYAAEAGIAEGLDQLLKGNQAFLSGQPVTGQLGRGAYQVTLASRETDGQTTYVLESTGWSLGRPGERHTVRLAVGSAFFHPTVANRDLKVDNCLDFIITFYCAPVTFSPEAVYGRYLNVIPQQQLTGVRQGAVPLPRLSYAAVASRVPNPANPIKMSGAECQMSVSGWYDIGSKPKCRSIHVTAPWVGITGDVDVSTLNVSQGSVLVVAGNVNVDQLRFVNGGSGTGDGIVVAGKGIKLTSVDLVNWNSNGAMALYALDTNTPDCAPVLPGCTYDQRKPDAANDPSNDVHISEFSLVVRGPTSRTMSVFAAPYRVPPRENPTPDIRLAIGGVVGTVGETSIEGSLVSAGDIELEGLGLLKAPWEITTDPRSLRPLFHLGANVPGSGVLVLLGWTEEAGGGS
- a CDS encoding nucleotidyltransferase domain-containing protein yields the protein MQVRVWKIDRGAVLEQVKRWADDLLRRVAEVEAVVLFGSMARGDATAHSDVDLLIVLRQSDLPFHERGRSIPHPPVPVPVELFPYTVAEVETMLREGWGMAVPAARDGLVLAERDGAWKALISG
- a CDS encoding type IV pilin protein, yielding MSRPGAGRDAGSRQECRTGRQRGFTLIELGVVLAVLAILVAIAVPTYLRMVARAREAEAQQAWSMVKAELWSYFLQNGQFPQPSGTWPSGIDQPTPPNWDFTARGGGTQITVVAQPTTQNRGGETLCWTLDQNGQVSTNRGDACNSAQSGGSGS
- a CDS encoding prepilin-type N-terminal cleavage/methylation domain-containing protein, with amino-acid sequence MFRRWRGWHTSPPPGLRASQRGMALIEVLVALLLLTVVATAFLAAMAGFRQGSVRSDLLQGAVTCASYVVERVRGGLTPIPDQPVDGNCDAVGWPNLSYRLVAMPGDGGEGAATPNSTWRAISVTVFPSSEHGIASAAIYELTTAASVTLH
- a CDS encoding ATPase, T2SS/T4P/T4SS family, which encodes MARWLFRGQLGDYLVERGWITPDQLQAALEEQRRTGRRLGQILLRHGWITRAQLQEALAAQLAVRVWDLRRNPPDPAVARRVPDWVARRYQVLPVDDDGRRLVVAMADPTDLEALDQVRLVTGRDVEPVLADEDEIKAAVGRIFGLLEVAERALRATRGDVGERPTRGGPAWDEPASPAGFAGEGPGGAAGEAGGEGFRGLGGRGEIVAAPPGEASGAANRYRDKPGADPAAWGTGGVTREPSGMDPDGGAPGDARGAATGHGRGMAPVIGVPGRVGPAGSSEVAVGGAAIRRAGLPGSAGASPRDRRGDGDRTGGPGQGPVRPEQVVATEAQAPVVEFVQNLLEQAVAQKASDVHLEPGDGTFTIRFRIDGTLHVAMRPPAALHAAVTTRIKVLAGMDIAERRLPQDGRFRIVVEGREFDCRCSTMPTVHGEKVVIRLLDRAMGAARLDALGLPDGMVEQLRELVHRPYGLLLVTGPTGSGKSTTLAALLREIDRTRLNVLTIEDPVEYEIPGASQSQVNPRAGLTFEVALRHFLRQDPDVIMVGEIRDRETADTAVRAALTGHLILSTLHTNDAPSSVTRLVDMGIEPFLLGSSLLAVLAQRLVRVLCPHCRQPYEPGEGVREVFARAGVALPESGLLYRPGGCPECRGGYAGRQAVAELMVMNPELRELVTRGATAAELGRRAAAAGMRTLRQAGLELVQAGVTSVEEVLRVTEAPAWEKAVSPAAKAGAVSHVAAAPWDAGMSPAGAVSQAAQSSLADPGRLPGE
- a CDS encoding type II secretion system F family protein, whose product is MAFYYVARHGASGRKVQGRIEADSVSQVLGLLHASGYIPLVIRRESRWRDADVRDLLGLNRTGLSTRDRAVFFRQLATMIRAGLPLSACMESLVEQGRGRLRQVAAGILRDVQSGRLLHEAMAHARGAFNDVHVAMVRAAELSGRLDEVLARLAADEDRRLKVEGKIRSALAYPAFVLLVAAAVVAVMVTFIVPTFVGIFQQFNVPLPWPTRFWVTLMNRPAAAYLAVLVLGTLVAAAWLWARSPAGRARVDGWILRAPVVGPVAKALVVARVTRGLASMVRSGFPLLEALDAAGRLAGNQVFRVALEETRKGVEQGASLSAALRVSGVFPALVVDLVAIGERSGALDELLDRAAALVEEETDNRLAALSSLLEPVLVVLMGGVVGFIALSVFLPMFTLMSSVTQVGW
- a CDS encoding mannose-1-phosphate guanylyltransferase; translated protein: MPALPRIAVILAGGEGRRLWPASTPQRPKQFLRLFGGRTLLEATWERARAVPGIRDVWVVTGAPYAGLTRQVLPGLAAEHLVIEPSGKNTAPALALVAGHVARRYGDAAVLVLPADHYVPDVRAFAEAADRALDAAATTEGLVTFGIEPTRPETQYGYIELDQRAAPPGVPIATRAAGVAGPAAVPVRRFVEKPGPEQAAAFLASGRYLWNSGMFAWRNTVFCAELERVAPDLGRLAARVAAGEPRPAWEADWQALPSISVDYAVLERARRILCIRAGFAWDDLGSWLAVDRHGMRDEHGNVVLGTAPAVVQGSSGVTVLTEELPAVVMGVRDLVLAATRDGVLVAGKDSIEGLRQALGILERKLQELARGGAGMQAPAAAAAGREPR